The following proteins are encoded in a genomic region of Thiomonas sp. X19:
- a CDS encoding ABC transporter permease, whose amino-acid sequence MRFWPLILRDLRAAELRLMWLALVLATAALSTVGFLAQRLDAGLKRDAAQLIGGQAVVQGDHPLPPIFLQQARGDGLHTTQTAVFASMAVGPGAQGRTHLAAVKAVGAGYPLLGSMELRPPGGGAAYKLSAAPQPGTVWVDPGVAAQLHAPAQGPITLGTRNFRIAAVITREPDRGAGFINFAPRVMMNAADLPSTGLIQPASRVTYRLATAGAPAAAARFAAWAKAHIEAQSLRGLQVLTVADGGPELGQNLQRGSGFLQLVSMLTALIAAVAVAIAARDFSRRRLDTTALLKALGLSQGTVLRLITVELLLLGLLAGGIGILLGLFGQAALLHLLAGVVNVRGLPTPGWQPAAIALLAALALLLAFALPPVLQLARVPPLRVLRREPRAFSLAPWLLGAVGVGLFVTVLLLLAQDRKLALIALGGFVAAAVGFAVLAFALVWGLRRVGSQRRGVLALAARQLGARSTQAVAQISALGLSMLALMLVAMLRTGLLAGWQATLPPDAPNRFVINIQPQQARAFQAELKAAGIQRYDWYSMVRGRLVAVNGKPVFGRDYKDERARALIDREFNLSTTPTLPAHNRITAGNWQATAGPGARGLSVDTGIATTLGLKMGDKLSFDIAGSTVTAPITSLRKIDWGSMRVNFFVLMPRAMLAQQPATFITAFFEPPLVRAGADNLDDRLAHAFPDITLIDLSYLLTQVRHMLEQVSTAVQFLFGFALAAGLAVLVASLLISRQEREHETAMWRVLGASGSLLQRVMAAELLLTGALAGLLGTVAAATVAWVLARRVFDFAWTPSPAWFAVGTAIGAVLALAVGWLALRRVLRAPPLRTLQALA is encoded by the coding sequence ATGCGCTTCTGGCCCCTCATCCTGCGTGACCTGCGCGCCGCCGAGCTGCGGCTGATGTGGCTGGCGCTGGTGCTGGCCACGGCTGCGCTGTCCACCGTGGGCTTTCTGGCGCAGCGCCTGGACGCTGGCCTGAAGCGCGACGCCGCCCAGCTCATCGGCGGCCAGGCGGTGGTGCAGGGCGACCACCCGCTGCCGCCCATCTTCCTGCAGCAGGCCCGTGGCGACGGCCTGCACACCACGCAAACTGCGGTGTTCGCCAGCATGGCCGTGGGCCCGGGCGCACAGGGACGCACGCATCTGGCGGCGGTGAAGGCGGTGGGCGCTGGCTACCCGCTGCTGGGCAGCATGGAACTGCGCCCACCCGGCGGAGGCGCGGCTTACAAGCTGAGTGCCGCGCCACAGCCCGGCACGGTGTGGGTGGATCCCGGCGTGGCGGCGCAACTGCATGCGCCGGCGCAAGGGCCCATCACCCTGGGCACGCGCAACTTCCGCATCGCCGCCGTCATCACCCGCGAGCCCGATCGCGGCGCCGGCTTCATCAACTTTGCCCCGCGGGTGATGATGAACGCGGCCGATCTGCCGTCCACCGGACTCATCCAGCCCGCCAGCCGCGTCACTTACCGCCTGGCCACCGCAGGCGCGCCGGCGGCTGCCGCTCGCTTTGCCGCCTGGGCCAAGGCGCATATCGAGGCCCAAAGCCTGCGCGGCCTGCAGGTGCTGACCGTGGCCGACGGCGGACCGGAGCTTGGCCAGAATCTGCAGCGCGGCTCGGGCTTTTTGCAACTGGTGTCCATGCTCACGGCGCTGATCGCGGCGGTGGCCGTGGCCATTGCTGCACGCGACTTTTCACGCCGCCGGCTCGACACCACCGCGCTGCTCAAGGCGCTGGGTCTGTCGCAAGGCACGGTGCTGCGGCTGATCACGGTGGAGCTGCTGTTGCTCGGTCTGCTGGCCGGTGGCATCGGCATCCTGCTCGGCCTGTTCGGGCAGGCCGCCTTGCTGCATCTTCTGGCCGGCGTGGTGAATGTGCGCGGCCTGCCCACGCCCGGCTGGCAGCCCGCGGCCATCGCCCTGCTGGCGGCGCTGGCGCTGCTGCTGGCCTTCGCCCTGCCGCCCGTGCTGCAACTGGCGCGGGTGCCGCCACTGCGCGTGCTGCGCCGCGAGCCCCGGGCATTCAGCCTCGCGCCCTGGCTGCTGGGCGCGGTGGGTGTGGGGCTGTTCGTGACCGTGCTGTTGCTGCTGGCGCAAGACCGCAAGCTGGCGCTCATCGCCCTGGGCGGTTTCGTCGCCGCCGCCGTGGGCTTCGCCGTGCTGGCTTTCGCGCTGGTGTGGGGCTTGCGACGCGTAGGCAGCCAGCGCCGTGGCGTGCTGGCACTGGCTGCGCGGCAACTGGGCGCGCGCAGCACGCAGGCTGTGGCGCAGATCAGTGCCCTGGGGCTGTCGATGCTGGCGTTGATGCTGGTGGCGATGCTGCGCACCGGGTTGCTGGCCGGCTGGCAGGCCACCCTGCCGCCGGATGCGCCCAACCGCTTCGTCATCAACATCCAGCCGCAGCAGGCGCGGGCGTTTCAGGCCGAGCTGAAAGCCGCCGGCATCCAGCGCTACGACTGGTATTCCATGGTGCGCGGGCGGCTGGTGGCGGTGAACGGCAAGCCGGTGTTCGGGCGCGACTACAAGGACGAGCGCGCCCGTGCGCTCATCGACCGCGAGTTCAACCTCTCCACCACGCCCACCTTGCCGGCGCATAACCGCATCACCGCCGGCAACTGGCAAGCCACCGCGGGGCCGGGGGCACGGGGGCTGTCGGTCGATACCGGCATCGCCACCACCCTGGGCCTGAAGATGGGCGACAAGCTCAGCTTCGACATTGCCGGCAGCACCGTCACCGCGCCCATCACCAGCCTGCGCAAAATCGACTGGGGCTCGATGCGCGTCAACTTCTTCGTGCTCATGCCGCGTGCCATGCTGGCGCAGCAGCCGGCCACCTTCATCACCGCGTTCTTCGAGCCGCCCCTCGTGCGCGCTGGCGCCGACAACCTCGACGACCGTCTGGCCCATGCTTTTCCCGACATCACCCTGATCGACCTCAGTTACCTGCTGACCCAGGTGCGCCACATGCTGGAGCAGGTCAGCACCGCGGTGCAGTTTCTGTTCGGCTTCGCCCTGGCCGCGGGGCTGGCGGTGCTGGTGGCCAGCCTGCTCATCAGCCGGCAGGAACGCGAGCATGAAACCGCCATGTGGCGCGTGCTCGGAGCCTCTGGCAGCCTGCTGCAGCGGGTGATGGCGGCCGAGTTGCTGCTGACCGGGGCGCTGGCCGGATTGCTCGGCACGGTTGCTGCCGCCACCGTGGCCTGGGTCCTGGCGCGGCGCGTGTTCGACTTCGCCTGGACGCCGTCGCCGGCCTGGTTCGCGGTGGGCACGGCCATCGGCGCGGTGCTGGCCCTGGCCGTGGGCTGGCTGGCGCTGCGCCGCGTGCTGCGGGCGCCGCCGCTGCGCACCTTGCAAGCGCTGGCTTGA
- the egtD gene encoding L-histidine N(alpha)-methyltransferase, producing MKHPSPVEQTRFEPEDMSPPALRRAVLDGLLASPKHLPSAYLYDARGSALFEQICTLPEYYPTRTERAILQTHAGEMAARIGPRAVLVEPGSGAGVKTALLLAQLQQAAAYVPVEISPTALEATVQAMVARFPQLPIHPQQADFTQAFTLPPALRHVGGSGELGGRVVFFFPGSTIGNFDPQQAQALLARWRLLGGADAGLLIGIDLRKDVAVLQAAYDDVQGVTAAFNRNLLVRINREFGADFVPDAFDHLARYDTVQGRIEMHLQSREAQAVHLAGHTLRFDAGETIHTENSYKYTLDGFAALAGKAGWQLDAQWTDPLQRFGVLAMRAA from the coding sequence ATGAAACACCCCAGCCCGGTTGAACAAACCCGCTTCGAGCCCGAAGACATGTCGCCTCCGGCCTTGCGCCGCGCCGTGCTCGACGGCCTGCTCGCCAGTCCCAAACACCTGCCCAGCGCCTATTTGTACGACGCTCGCGGCTCGGCGCTGTTCGAGCAGATTTGCACGCTGCCGGAGTATTACCCCACGCGCACCGAACGGGCCATCTTGCAGACGCATGCGGGCGAGATGGCCGCGCGCATCGGCCCGCGTGCCGTGCTGGTGGAGCCTGGCAGCGGTGCGGGAGTGAAGACCGCGTTGCTGCTGGCGCAACTGCAACAGGCCGCCGCCTACGTGCCGGTGGAAATCTCGCCCACCGCGCTGGAGGCCACGGTGCAGGCCATGGTGGCGCGTTTTCCGCAATTGCCCATCCATCCGCAGCAGGCCGATTTCACCCAGGCGTTCACGCTGCCGCCGGCGCTGCGCCATGTCGGCGGGTCTGGAGAGCTTGGCGGGCGCGTGGTGTTTTTCTTTCCCGGCTCGACCATCGGCAATTTCGATCCGCAACAGGCCCAGGCGCTGCTGGCGCGTTGGCGCCTGCTGGGCGGGGCCGATGCCGGTTTGCTCATCGGCATCGATCTGCGCAAGGACGTCGCCGTGCTGCAAGCCGCTTACGACGACGTGCAAGGCGTGACGGCGGCGTTCAACCGCAACCTGCTGGTGCGCATCAACCGCGAGTTCGGTGCCGATTTCGTGCCCGATGCCTTCGACCATCTCGCCCGCTATGACACCGTGCAGGGGCGCATCGAAATGCACCTGCAAAGCCGTGAGGCCCAGGCCGTGCACCTCGCCGGCCATACGCTGCGCTTCGACGCCGGCGAAACCATCCACACCGAAAATTCGTACAAGTACACGCTGGACGGTTTTGCCGCGCTGGCGGGGAAGGCCGGCTGGCAGCTCGATGCGCAGTGGACCGACCCGCTGCAGCGCTTCGGCGTGCTTGCGATGCGCGCGGCGTGA
- the egtB gene encoding ergothioneine biosynthesis protein EgtB — MLLTDLLHLLSHNPLKPTWRVLPALPQHAARAMRFIPGSEDAQDIGHAGVGFHFDNEAPRHRVWLAPHALADRLVSNAEYADFVRDGGYDEPLLWLSDGWTAVQREGWRAPLYWSEDGASSFTLGGEQALEPTAPVCHISHYEADAFARWAGARLPTEAEWEAFATAQPLRGNGLEAGYCRPTAAASGHTQVFGDVWEWTGSSYLPYPGYKAAAGALGEYNGKFMSSQMVLRGGSCVTPSGHVRATYRNFFYPHQRWQFMGLRLAKDQP, encoded by the coding sequence CTGCTGCTCACCGATCTGCTGCATCTGCTCTCGCACAACCCGCTGAAACCCACCTGGCGTGTGCTGCCTGCGCTGCCGCAGCATGCGGCGCGCGCCATGCGCTTCATCCCAGGCTCGGAAGACGCGCAGGACATCGGCCATGCCGGCGTGGGATTTCACTTCGACAACGAAGCGCCGCGCCATCGCGTCTGGCTGGCGCCGCACGCCCTGGCCGACCGCCTGGTGAGCAATGCCGAGTACGCCGACTTCGTCCGCGACGGCGGCTACGACGAGCCGCTGCTGTGGCTGTCCGACGGCTGGACCGCGGTGCAGCGCGAGGGCTGGCGCGCGCCGCTGTACTGGAGCGAGGATGGCGCCTCCAGCTTCACGCTGGGCGGCGAACAGGCGCTCGAGCCCACCGCGCCCGTCTGCCACATCAGCCACTACGAGGCCGATGCCTTCGCCCGCTGGGCTGGCGCACGCCTGCCGACCGAGGCCGAATGGGAAGCCTTCGCCACCGCGCAGCCGCTGCGGGGCAATGGGCTCGAGGCCGGCTACTGCCGTCCCACCGCCGCCGCGTCCGGCCACACCCAGGTGTTTGGCGATGTCTGGGAATGGACCGGCAGCAGCTATTTGCCCTATCCCGGCTACAAGGCCGCGGCTGGCGCCTTGGGCGAGTACAACGGCAAGTTCATGTCCAGCCAGATGGTGTTGCGCGGTGGTTCCTGCGTCACCCCATCCGGCCATGTGCGGGCCACCTATCGCAACTTTTTCTACCCCCACCAGCGCTGGCAGTTCATGGGCCTGCGCCTGGCGAAAGACCAGCCATGA
- a CDS encoding peptide chain release factor 3 — translation MSETPAPIARRRTFAIISHPDAGKTTLTEKLLLFSGAIQIAGSVKARKASRHATSDWMEIEKQRGISVASSVMQMEWRDCVINLLDTPGHQDFSEDTYRVLTAVDAALMVIDAANGVEAQTLRLLEVCRARNTPILTFVNKMDREVRSPLDLMDEIERHLGMDAIPFTWPVGMGKNFHGVLDLRAERMRVFRPGEDRVAQADDDFIDGLDNPELAARFGAEQAQAREEIGLLSDATPSFDMAAFRAGRQSPLFFGSAINNFGVREVLDALVDLAPPPGPRPAMQRVVQPSEPKFTGLVFKVQANMDPAHRDRIAFVRVCSGRFERGMRLKVGRSGKEIRPNTVVAFMSQRRELLEEAWAGDIIGIPNHGTLRLGDTLTEGETLQFTGLPFFAPELFQAVEIADPLRSKQLRSGLQQLGEEGAIQVFRPHFTGPLLLGAIGTLQFDVVLHRLSGEYNVAARLGATPYRVARWIHSDDERDLKRFIDENAHRIAYDVVDAPTILLTHAAELRVLQERWPSIAFHALREHAGRVFQTDMAA, via the coding sequence ATGTCTGAAACTCCCGCCCCCATTGCGCGCCGCCGCACCTTCGCCATCATTTCCCACCCCGACGCCGGCAAGACCACGCTGACGGAAAAACTGCTGCTGTTCTCCGGCGCGATTCAAATCGCCGGCAGCGTGAAGGCGCGCAAGGCCAGCCGCCACGCCACCTCCGACTGGATGGAGATCGAGAAGCAGCGCGGCATCTCGGTGGCCTCGTCGGTGATGCAGATGGAGTGGCGCGACTGCGTCATCAACCTGCTCGACACCCCCGGTCACCAGGACTTCTCCGAAGACACCTACCGCGTGCTCACCGCGGTGGACGCGGCGCTGATGGTGATCGACGCCGCCAACGGCGTGGAGGCGCAGACCCTGCGCCTGCTGGAGGTCTGCCGCGCCCGCAACACGCCCATCCTCACCTTCGTCAACAAGATGGACCGCGAAGTGCGCAGCCCGCTCGACCTGATGGACGAGATCGAGCGCCACCTCGGCATGGACGCCATTCCCTTCACCTGGCCGGTGGGCATGGGCAAGAATTTCCACGGCGTGCTGGATCTGCGCGCCGAGCGCATGCGTGTGTTCCGTCCCGGCGAAGACCGCGTGGCGCAGGCCGACGACGACTTCATCGACGGCCTCGACAACCCCGAACTCGCCGCCCGCTTCGGCGCCGAGCAGGCCCAGGCGCGGGAAGAGATCGGCCTGCTGTCCGACGCCACGCCCAGCTTCGACATGGCCGCGTTTCGCGCCGGCCGCCAGTCGCCGCTGTTCTTCGGCTCGGCCATCAACAACTTCGGCGTGCGCGAAGTGCTCGACGCCCTGGTCGACCTCGCCCCGCCACCCGGCCCGCGCCCCGCGATGCAGCGCGTGGTGCAGCCGAGCGAGCCCAAGTTCACCGGCCTGGTGTTCAAGGTGCAGGCCAATATGGACCCGGCGCATCGCGACCGCATCGCCTTCGTGCGCGTGTGCTCCGGCCGCTTCGAGCGCGGCATGCGACTGAAAGTGGGCCGTAGCGGCAAGGAGATTCGCCCCAACACCGTGGTGGCCTTCATGTCGCAGCGCCGCGAGTTGCTGGAGGAGGCCTGGGCCGGCGACATCATCGGCATTCCCAATCATGGCACCCTGCGCCTGGGCGACACCCTCACCGAAGGCGAAACCCTGCAGTTCACCGGGCTGCCGTTCTTCGCCCCCGAACTGTTCCAGGCGGTGGAAATTGCCGACCCGCTGCGCAGCAAACAGTTGCGCAGCGGGCTGCAGCAACTGGGCGAGGAGGGCGCCATCCAGGTGTTTCGACCGCACTTCACCGGCCCCTTGCTGCTCGGCGCCATCGGCACCCTGCAGTTCGACGTCGTGCTGCACCGCTTGAGTGGTGAATACAACGTCGCCGCCCGCCTCGGCGCCACGCCCTACCGCGTCGCCCGCTGGATCCACAGCGACGACGAGCGCGATCTCAAACGCTTCATCGACGAAAACGCCCACCGCATCGCTTATGACGTGGTGGACGCCCCCACCATTTTGCTCACCCACGCGGCCGAGTTGCGCGTGCTGCAAGAGCGCTGGCCCAGCATTGCTTTCCACGCCCTGCGTGAGCATGCCGGGCGGGTGTTCCAGACCGATATGGCGGCTTGA
- a CDS encoding S9 family peptidase, producing the protein MSQSQSGSNNTLLSTQIDTTASMPRAALQTQWLSQYPPDQQALIGSPVCGVQVNKFTYATVGGQGEPTNASGALMLPTGGSPQCQGPRPVVLYAHGTAIDRAEDMSAVNDPDNPAYGTATRVALTFAAQGYIVIAPNYAGYDVSTLLYAPYLNGQQQSQDMVDGLTAGRQMLTLLNTGDSDNGQLFVTGYSQGGYVSMATLAKLDAEGRPATAGAPMSGPYAILAMGDEIFLGHPNYGGTAYLPLIANAYAHLKTDSISLSQVFSSNYPNAGTLFPGNVDYAGFSSLVTSGQIPTAAIFQSTPTGNAYLDGLNLPEGAPLGPLGFSPTNYLISTAFHAAYVRDAETNPDGAAPTDGSAPNFNGPPPALPANPQFLLRQDLKANDLRNYTPSMPLLMCGGHNDPEVFWNQGAAAMTAVLDSKTTTDPSLRFATLDLDTTGLTTPYFASFGLSPAQLSTMQSVATQVQTAFTAYQSAVDQTNATVGLEAYHTDETPYCTVAARAFFNLYAN; encoded by the coding sequence GTGTCACAGTCACAAAGTGGCAGCAACAACACCCTGCTCTCAACCCAGATCGACACCACGGCCAGCATGCCCCGGGCTGCATTGCAAACGCAGTGGCTGAGCCAATACCCGCCGGACCAGCAGGCCCTGATCGGCAGCCCTGTGTGTGGTGTGCAGGTAAACAAGTTCACCTACGCCACCGTTGGTGGCCAGGGCGAGCCGACCAACGCTTCCGGCGCCTTGATGCTGCCCACTGGCGGCTCCCCGCAATGCCAGGGCCCACGCCCCGTGGTGCTGTATGCACATGGCACAGCGATCGACCGCGCCGAGGACATGTCTGCCGTGAATGATCCCGATAACCCGGCTTACGGCACCGCTACCCGCGTGGCCCTGACCTTCGCGGCGCAGGGCTATATCGTCATCGCGCCGAACTACGCGGGCTACGACGTGTCCACCTTGCTCTATGCCCCTTACCTGAATGGCCAGCAACAGTCGCAAGACATGGTCGACGGACTGACTGCTGGCCGCCAGATGCTGACGCTGCTCAACACCGGCGACAGCGACAACGGCCAGCTCTTCGTCACCGGTTATTCGCAGGGCGGGTATGTGTCGATGGCCACCCTGGCCAAACTCGACGCCGAGGGCCGACCAGCCACGGCCGGAGCGCCCATGTCGGGCCCCTATGCCATCCTGGCGATGGGCGACGAAATCTTCCTCGGCCACCCGAACTACGGCGGCACGGCCTACCTGCCGCTGATCGCCAATGCCTATGCTCACCTGAAAACCGACTCCATCAGCCTCTCCCAGGTCTTCAGTTCGAACTATCCCAATGCTGGCACGTTATTTCCCGGCAATGTGGACTATGCTGGCTTCAGCAGCCTCGTGACGTCCGGCCAAATTCCCACGGCTGCCATTTTCCAATCGACACCTACCGGGAACGCCTACCTGGACGGCCTCAATTTGCCTGAGGGTGCGCCGCTCGGGCCGCTCGGCTTCTCGCCCACCAACTACCTCATCAGCACCGCATTCCATGCGGCCTATGTGCGCGACGCGGAAACCAACCCCGACGGTGCGGCGCCAACCGATGGCTCGGCACCGAACTTCAACGGGCCGCCGCCAGCCCTGCCCGCAAACCCGCAATTCCTGCTGCGCCAGGATCTCAAGGCCAACGACCTGCGCAACTACACCCCAAGCATGCCCTTGCTGATGTGTGGTGGCCATAACGATCCCGAAGTGTTCTGGAACCAAGGGGCCGCTGCGATGACTGCTGTGCTGGACAGCAAGACCACCACCGATCCCTCCCTGCGCTTCGCCACGCTGGACTTGGACACCACGGGTCTGACGACGCCTTACTTTGCGAGCTTCGGCCTGAGCCCGGCCCAACTCAGCACCATGCAAAGCGTGGCAACCCAGGTGCAGACAGCATTCACCGCCTACCAGAGCGCAGTCGATCAAACGAATGCCACGGTTGGTCTCGAGGCGTACCACACCGACGAAACGCCCTATTGCACAGTCGCGGCGCGCGCCTTTTTCAATCTCTACGCCAACTAA
- a CDS encoding CYTH and CHAD domain-containing protein codes for MERELKFSIDALAAQQLPDHPIIALLAGPPRTWALDSRYFDTEDGLLAGAGMALRLRQTGQGRVLTIKTSGADALGHARGEWEWAATGSGPESAADMLAPADVQRALRETPLRDLALDLDTLQARLRPVFGTRFERMAWTIDWQGSHMELALDRGACVARCGGATTQTPISEIEIELIDGQWSHCWDLAWALAQDLPLRLSATNKAQRASALLAGERPQAPDESANLPPDTALPQAAQLWLSTACAQLSVWAERIGTGDEARDVHQFRVAVRRLRTVLRWLQPWAKPRAVRWLEAEWRWAMQLSGLVRDADVGLQLLDDCAARRQFAPEIASGWSASLQAERQRQWGTLRAYLRSPRFGRVLLGLGRWSETWSPIASTKASAKLRHLTLGDLARRAIRQDHKHWRKALAACRPTLEALASGDSAPLAQPEAMADLHAFRIGSKRLRLSLERLGHALPEAEARRLQALRKTTEALQTLLGNWHDRQRLLGHAQLLQRLPDELAQALATQAQEALQQAWTLVQHHVCA; via the coding sequence ATGGAGCGGGAACTCAAATTCAGCATCGACGCGCTGGCAGCGCAGCAGTTGCCGGACCATCCCATCATCGCCCTGCTGGCCGGTCCGCCGCGCACATGGGCGCTCGACAGCCGTTATTTCGATACCGAAGACGGTCTGCTCGCCGGTGCCGGCATGGCCTTGCGGCTGCGCCAGACCGGGCAGGGCCGGGTGCTCACCATCAAGACCTCGGGGGCAGACGCGCTGGGCCACGCGCGCGGCGAATGGGAATGGGCCGCGACCGGATCCGGGCCGGAGTCCGCCGCCGACATGCTCGCGCCAGCCGATGTGCAGCGAGCCTTGCGCGAGACGCCGCTGCGCGATTTGGCGCTGGACCTGGACACGCTGCAAGCGCGGCTGCGCCCGGTGTTCGGTACCCGCTTCGAGCGCATGGCGTGGACCATCGATTGGCAGGGCAGCCACATGGAATTGGCGCTGGACCGAGGCGCCTGCGTCGCCCGCTGCGGTGGCGCCACGACGCAGACACCGATCTCCGAGATCGAGATCGAGTTGATCGACGGCCAATGGAGCCATTGCTGGGACTTGGCCTGGGCGCTGGCGCAAGACCTGCCGCTGCGGCTGAGCGCCACCAACAAGGCGCAGCGCGCCAGTGCGCTGCTTGCGGGAGAACGTCCGCAAGCCCCTGACGAGTCGGCCAACTTGCCGCCCGACACGGCCTTGCCGCAAGCTGCGCAGCTTTGGCTGTCCACCGCCTGCGCCCAGTTGTCGGTGTGGGCCGAACGCATCGGTACGGGCGATGAAGCGCGTGATGTGCACCAGTTCCGCGTCGCCGTGCGCCGCCTGCGCACCGTGCTGCGCTGGTTGCAGCCCTGGGCCAAGCCGCGTGCCGTGCGTTGGCTCGAGGCCGAATGGCGCTGGGCCATGCAGCTTTCCGGCCTGGTGCGCGATGCCGACGTGGGCTTGCAGTTGCTGGACGACTGCGCCGCGCGGCGCCAGTTCGCACCCGAGATTGCGTCGGGCTGGAGCGCAAGCCTGCAGGCCGAGCGTCAGCGCCAGTGGGGCACCCTGCGCGCCTATCTGCGCAGTCCGCGCTTCGGCCGTGTGTTGCTGGGGCTCGGGCGCTGGTCTGAAACCTGGTCTCCTATCGCGTCCACGAAGGCATCCGCCAAGCTGCGCCATCTCACCTTGGGCGACCTGGCCCGGCGTGCCATCCGGCAAGACCACAAGCACTGGCGCAAAGCTTTGGCTGCGTGTCGGCCCACGCTCGAAGCGCTGGCCAGTGGCGACTCGGCACCCCTGGCACAGCCCGAGGCCATGGCCGATCTCCACGCTTTTCGCATCGGCAGCAAGCGTCTGCGCCTCTCGCTCGAACGTCTTGGCCATGCGCTGCCAGAGGCCGAGGCACGGCGCCTGCAAGCCTTGCGAAAAACCACCGAAGCGCTGCAGACCCTGCTTGGCAACTGGCACGACCGCCAGCGACTGCTGGGCCATGCGCAACTGCTGCAAAGGCTGCCGGACGAACTCGCGCAAGCCCTTGCCACGCAAGCGCAGGAAGCGTTGCAGCAGGCCTGGACGCTGGTGCAGCATCACGTTTGCGCATGA
- a CDS encoding electron transfer flavoprotein-ubiquinone oxidoreductase, with protein sequence MTSQQLLEQYGPREAMDYDVVVVGGGPAGLAAAIRLKQLAAEKQQEISVCVLEKGSEAGAHILSGAIMDPAALTELLPNWKADGAPLDQPVTEDAFWFLSETAARPTPALVLPDCFKNHGNYIVSLGNVVRWMAQQAEALGVEIFAGFPAAEVLYDDAGGVRGVATGNLGLGKDGQPTDHFQLGMELRARYTVFAEGSRGQLGRELIARYKLDAGCDPQGYAIGIKELWEVTPEQAKPGRVLHTVGWPLDSKTYGGSFLYHLPNNQVAVGLVVGLDYSNPWLSPFEEFQRFKTHPAIRPIFEGGKRLGYGARALTAGGILALPEFVFPGGCMVGCEAGFLNASRIKGSHAAIKTGMLAAQAIAVALAAGRSADTLDDYPRAFEQSWLHAELQRSRNFKQWFKKGRMVGTLMTGIEQWLLKGRMPWTIHRKAPDYAALQPAEAMPRIDYPKPDGKLTFDRLSSVFISNTNHEENQPPHLTLKDISVPVQVNLARYAGPEQRYCPAGVYEFIKGPDGRDKLQINAQNCVHCKTCDIKDPTQNIVWVAPEGGGGPNYVGM encoded by the coding sequence ATGACATCGCAGCAACTGCTGGAACAGTACGGCCCGCGCGAGGCCATGGATTACGACGTGGTGGTGGTGGGCGGTGGCCCTGCCGGACTGGCGGCCGCCATTCGGCTCAAGCAGCTTGCGGCGGAGAAGCAGCAGGAGATTTCGGTCTGCGTGCTGGAGAAGGGTTCCGAGGCGGGTGCGCACATCCTGTCGGGCGCCATCATGGACCCGGCAGCGCTCACCGAATTGCTGCCCAACTGGAAGGCCGACGGCGCCCCGCTGGACCAGCCGGTGACCGAAGACGCGTTCTGGTTCCTGAGCGAAACCGCAGCCAGGCCGACGCCGGCCCTGGTCCTGCCCGACTGTTTCAAGAACCACGGCAACTACATCGTCAGCCTGGGCAACGTGGTGCGCTGGATGGCGCAGCAGGCCGAGGCGCTGGGGGTGGAAATCTTCGCCGGTTTCCCCGCTGCCGAGGTGCTGTACGACGATGCCGGCGGGGTGCGCGGCGTGGCCACCGGCAACCTAGGCCTGGGCAAGGACGGGCAGCCGACCGACCATTTCCAACTCGGCATGGAGCTGCGCGCCAGGTACACGGTGTTCGCCGAAGGCTCGCGCGGCCAGCTCGGACGCGAACTCATCGCCCGCTACAAGCTCGACGCCGGATGCGACCCGCAGGGTTACGCCATCGGCATCAAGGAGTTGTGGGAAGTCACGCCCGAGCAGGCCAAGCCGGGCCGGGTGCTGCACACCGTCGGCTGGCCGCTGGACAGCAAGACCTATGGCGGCTCGTTCCTCTACCACCTGCCGAATAACCAGGTGGCGGTGGGCCTGGTGGTGGGGCTGGACTACAGCAACCCCTGGCTCAGCCCGTTCGAGGAATTCCAGCGCTTCAAAACCCATCCCGCCATCCGCCCCATTTTCGAAGGCGGCAAGCGCCTGGGCTATGGCGCGCGCGCGCTCACCGCGGGCGGCATTCTGGCCTTGCCCGAGTTCGTGTTCCCGGGCGGCTGCATGGTGGGCTGCGAGGCGGGTTTTCTCAATGCCTCGCGCATCAAGGGCAGCCATGCCGCGATCAAGACCGGCATGCTGGCGGCACAGGCCATTGCCGTGGCCCTGGCCGCCGGGCGCAGCGCCGACACCTTGGACGATTACCCGCGTGCTTTCGAGCAATCCTGGCTGCACGCCGAACTGCAGCGCTCGCGCAATTTCAAGCAATGGTTCAAGAAGGGCCGCATGGTCGGCACGCTGATGACCGGCATCGAGCAATGGCTGCTCAAGGGCCGCATGCCCTGGACCATCCACCGCAAGGCGCCCGATTACGCTGCGCTGCAGCCGGCCGAAGCCATGCCGCGCATCGACTACCCCAAGCCCGACGGCAAGCTCACGTTCGACCGCCTCTCCTCGGTGTTCATCAGCAACACCAACCACGAGGAAAACCAGCCGCCGCACCTCACGTTGAAAGATATCTCGGTGCCGGTGCAGGTGAATCTCGCGCGCTACGCCGGTCCCGAGCAGCGCTATTGCCCGGCGGGCGTGTACGAGTTCATCAAGGGCCCTGACGGACGTGACAAGCTGCAGATCAACGCGCAGAACTGCGTGCACTGCAAGACCTGCGACATCAAGGATCCGACGCAGAACATCGTCTGGGTCGCGCCCGAAGGTGGCGGCGGGCCGAACTACGTGGGCATGTAG